In the Cydia amplana chromosome 14, ilCydAmpl1.1, whole genome shotgun sequence genome, one interval contains:
- the LOC134653790 gene encoding protein spaetzle 4 isoform X2 translates to MRRMYGEERHIAVLKAELENFIEDDEDENVKKTADFAEDIIKTKMMYTKKSHGRAMKVKPHFRPIQSNSNRKSDNDTLRVKPLVFDGNNTKINKTGNRNLTEITSNETVYEDKGISYKTKLESIANIELNNLDPDVITLEAVIKQSIETNSIYPNFGSVKSEPVALAAKNSSSDKNITTTTEAILNSTETTTLDMQYDDMTTDSGKDAWKPMTPDTSTLPPTLLFSEHEKVKTDRIDTNVNIVNKKKEEFHPKPAQPEAMRPAVIKLRGANACESKEEMAAPFWANSTRGEVLALLNMYPFEQYIHLETCVNEKKQMYCREGCRCEQQYRLHRLLAYDPRNECRGIFADWFKFPACCVCKCYDVPLEFRARSPRILHPQYGEEVKRVIYEDVARDWYMSAYDDEEDLF, encoded by the exons ATGAGAAGAATGTATGGTGAAGAACGTCACATAGCAGTTTTAAAAGCAGAACTAGAGAACTTCATAGAAGACGACGAGGATGAAAACGTTAAAAAGACTGCAGATTTTGCCGAAGACataatcaaaacaaaaatgatGTACACTAAGAAAAGCCATGGACGTGCCATGAAAGTAAAGCCACATTTCAGACCAATCCAATCAAATTCCAATAGGAAATCTGATAACGATACTTTAAGAGTAAAACCGTTAGTGTTTGACGGTAATAATACCAAAATTAATAAGACTGGGAATAGAAATTTAACTGAAATAACAAGTAATGAGACGGTATATGAAGACAAAGGTATATCTTATAAAACCAAGCTTGAAAGCATTGCTAATATTGAGCTTAACAATTTGGATCCGGATGTCATAACGCTTGAAGCTGTAATAAAACAAAGCATCGAAACGAATAGCATCTACCCAAATTTTGGAAGCGTAAAAAGTGAACCAGTAGCTTTAGCCGCTAAAAATAGCTCATCGGATAAGAATATCACAACAACAACAGAAGCCATTCTGAACTCAACAGAGACAACAACCCTGGATATGCAGTACGACGATATGACCACAGACTCGGGTAAAGACGCTTGGAAGCCAATGACACCTGACACTTCAACTTTACCACCGACACTTCTGTTTTCAGAGCACGAGAAGGTTAAGACTGACAGGATAGACACCAATGTCAACATTGTCAACAAGAAGAAGGAAGAGTTCCATCCAAAGCCTGCACAACCAGAGGCTATGCGACCTGCAGTTATAAAATTACGAGGAGC GAACGCATGTGAGTCCAAAGAGGAAATGGCGGCCCCGTTCTGGGCGAACAGCACGCGTGGCGAGGTGCTGGCGCTGCTCAACATGTATCCCTTCGAGCAGTACATCCATCTAGAGACCTGTGTGAACGAGAAGAAGCAAATGTATTGCAGGGAGGGCTGCAG GTGTGAGCAGCAATATCGTCTCCACAGACTGCTCGCCTATGACCCTCGCAATGAATGCCGCGGGATCTTCGCCGACTGGTTCAAGTTCCCAGCTTGCTGCGTTTGCAAATGCTACGACGTCCCCTTGGAGTTTCGCGCCCGCTCTCCCCGGATATTACATCCACAGTACGGGGAAGAAGTGAAGAGAGTAATATATGAAGACGTTGCTAGGGACTGGTATATGTCCGCGTATGATGATGAAGAGGATCTCTTTTAA
- the LOC134653909 gene encoding serine/threonine-protein kinase VRK1-like produces MTGRAKKAAVPKKKANGYKMPAPIATGEIIHDTTMKKKWRIGPSIGVGGFGEIYSACDHDSTPKGSNYPFVVKIEPHENGPLFVEKHFYIRNAKMDDITSFMKSKKLSSLGMPSYYGNGSHDYKGEKYRYLVLERYGKDLWSLFTDSGRSFPATAVFQIGLQMLDVLEYIHSRGYVHADIKGANILLGLKKGTENQAYLVDFGLATRVNDKEFKPDPKCAHNGTIEYTSRDAHMGVATMRGDLEILGYNMLQWLVGTLPWEKSLKQPKAVQEMKEAFMKSVKTSIAKLNGNVPDALIKFFEYINTLKPKEVPNYTKCRQIFETYLKSQGVTRNSKLVFTPTKKANTSAKTITVDDKSDEEPVKKSPKKKTDAKVVKKRNPNHKQPRTAENGENEEPKASETKKKAKRKSTEPSLLVKVKKPKLTPKATPPVKKNHINIATQTSLEKRRSPRVVSFDSPISLVIEDKIPLKRSKENEPKNTSADMFEESFEEKKPKRREKILVSDEEYTEKRVVNKKVTTVKPKGRSWKNAPTVMNGRSPPK; encoded by the exons ATGACTGGGAGAGCTAAAAAGGCCGCAGTGCCGAAGAAAAAGGCTAATGGATATAAAATGCCAGCTCCTATTGCTACTGGCGAAATAATACATGATACTACCATGAAGAAGAAATGGCGCATCGGACCTTCCATAGGAGTTGGGGGCTTCGGAGAAATTTATTCTGCGTGTGATCATGATAGTACGCCGAAAGGTTCTAACTATCCTTTTGTCGTTAAAATT GAACCTCATGAAAATGGACCATTGTTTGTGGAGAAACATTTCTACATCAGAAATGCGAAAATGGATGACA TAACGTCATTCATGAAAAGCAAGAAACTGTCAAGCCTCGGGATGCCCTCTTATTACGGCAATGGTTCACATGACTATAAGGGGGAGAAATACCGATATTTGGTGCTGGAGCGCTATGGCAAAGACCTGTGGAGTCTGTTCACTGATAGCGGGAGGTCTTTCCCAGCGACAGCTGTGTTTCAAATTGGCTTGCAGATG tTGGACGTATTAGAGTACATCCACAGCCGCGGCTACGTCCATGCTGACATCAAAGGCGCCAATATCCTGCTAGGGCTGAAGAAAGGCACAGAAAACCAGGCGTACTTAGTGGACTTCGGCTTGGCCACGAGAGTCAATGATAAAGAGTTCAAACCTGACCCGAAGTGTGCGCATAATGGAACTATAGAGTATACTAGCAGGGATGCGCATATGGGAG TGGCCACAATGCGCGGCGACCTTGAGATCCTAGGTTACAACATGCTGCAGTGGCTGGTCGGAACCTTGCCTTGGGAGAAGTCGCTTAAACAGCCCAAGGCTGTTCAGGAGATGAAGGAAGCCTTCATGAAGAGTGTGAAGACAAGTATCGCGAAGCTGAACGGCAATGTACCTG ATGCCCTAATAAAATTCTTCGAATACATAAACACGTTGAAGCCGAAAGAGGTGCCGAACTACACGAAATGCCGCCAAATCTTCGAAACCTACCTCAAGAGCCAGGGCGTCACCAGAAACAGCAAACTCGTCTTCACACCCACCAAAAAAGCGAATACTTCTGCTAAAACCATCACCGTTGATGATAAAAGTGATGAGGAACCTGTGAAAAAATCGCCAAAGAAGAAAACAGACGCTAAAGTTGTCAAAAAAAGGAATCCCAACCATAAACAACCTAGAACTGCAGAAAACGGAGAAAACGAGGAACCCAAGGCATCAGAAACCAAAAAGAAAGCCAAGAGAAAGTCAACGGAACCCTCGCTTCTCGTCAAAGTTAAAAAACCTAAATTAACTCCAAAGGCCACGCCGCCTGTTAAGAAAAACCACATAAATATAGCGACGCAAACATCTTTAGAGAAACGGCGTAGCCCGCGTGTGGTCTCCTTCGATAGTCCTATAAGTTTAGTGATAGAAGACAAGATACCGTTAAAGAGATCTAAAGAGAATGAGCCTAAGAATACTAGCGCTGACATGTTCGAGGAGTCTTTTGAGGAGAAAAAGCCTAAGAGGAGAGAGAAAATACTCGTGTCCGATGAGGAGTATACGGAGAAGAGAGTGGTAAATAAGAAAGTGACCACAGTAAAGCCTAAAGGGAGGTCGTGGAAAAATGCCCCGACCGTTATGAACGGTCGGTCGCCACCCAAGTAG